In a genomic window of Zonotrichia albicollis isolate bZonAlb1 chromosome 7, bZonAlb1.hap1, whole genome shotgun sequence:
- the ATAD1 gene encoding LOW QUALITY PROTEIN: outer mitochondrial transmembrane helix translocase (The sequence of the model RefSeq protein was modified relative to this genomic sequence to represent the inferred CDS: inserted 1 base in 1 codon), whose translation MVHAEAFSRPLSRNEVVGLIFRLTIFGAVTYFTIKWMVDAIDPTRKQKVEAQKQAEKLMKQIGVKNVKLTEYEMSIAAHLVDPLSMHVTWSDIAGLDDVITDLKDTVILPIKKKYLFENSRLLQPPKGVLLYGPPGCGXTLIAKATAKEAGCRFINLQPSTLTDKWYGESQKLAAAVFSLAIKLQPSIIFIDEIDSFLRNRSSTDHEATAMMKAQFMSLWDGLDTDYNCQVIVMGATNRPQDLDSAIMRRMPTRFHINQPALKQREAILKLILKNENVDSHVDLLQVAKETDGFSGSDLKEMCRDAALLCVREYVNNACEEDVHDEDEIRPVQQQDLHRAIEKMRKSKDVSMQNLAMEIVFD comes from the exons ATGGTGCACGCCGAGGCCTTCTCGCGGCCCCTGAGCCGCAACGAGGTGGTGGGGCTGATCTTCCGCCTCACCATCTTCGGGGCTGTCACCTACTTCACCATCAAATGGATGGTGGATGCCATTGACCCCACCAGGAAGCAGAAGGTGGAAGCTCAGAAGCAG GCCGAAAAGCTGATGAAGCAGATAGGAGTGAAGAATGTGAAGCTGACTGAGTATGAGATGAGCATTGCTGCCCACCTGGTGGACCCTCTCAGCATGCAT GTGACCTGGAGTGATATTGCAGGTTTAGATGATGTCATCACAGATTTGAAAGACACTGTCATTCTGCCCATCaagaagaaatatttgtttGAGAATTCCAGGCTCTTACAGCCCCCAAAAG GAGTTCTTCTCTATGGCCCCCCTGGTTGTG AGACCCTGATTGCCAAAGCCACTGCCAAGGAAGCTGGGTGCAGGTTCATCAACCTGCAGCCCTCCACGCTGACAGATAAATGGTATGGAGAATCCCAaaagctggctgctgctgtcttcTCCCTGGCCATAAAGCTCCAGCCATCCATCATTTTTATTGATGAAATAg ATTCCTTCCTGAGGAACCGATCCAGCACCGACCACGAGGCCACGGCCATGATGAAAGCCCAGTTCATGAGCCTGTGGGATGGGCTGGACACTGACTACAACTGCCAG GTGATTGTCATGGGGGCCACCAACAGGCCCCAGGACCTGGACTCTGCCATCATGAGGAGGATGCCCACCCGCTTCCACATCAACCAGCCT GCTCTGAAGCAAAGAGAGGCCATCTTGAAGCTGATTTTGAAGAATGAAAAT GTGGACAGCCACGTGGACCTGCTGCAGGTGGCCAAGGAGACGGACGGTTTCTCGGGCAGTGACCTGAAGGAGATGTGCCGGGACGCGGCGCTGCTCTGCGTGCGGGAGTACGTCAACAACGCCTGCGAGGAGGACGT GCACGATGAGGATGAGATCCGGCCCGTGCAGCAGCAGGATCTCCACAGGGCCATCGAGAAGATGAGGAAATCCAAGGATGTCTCCATGCAGAACCTGGCCATGGAGATCGTGTTTGATTAA